In Aeromicrobium wangtongii, the DNA window TGCGTCGGACCCTCGCCGGCGTCGCGACGACGGCTCTTGCCGCATCGACCCTCGCCCTGGTGCCCACCAGCGCCCAGGCCGCGAGCCAGGCGACCGTCGCCGTCAGCCAGACCTCCTTCGCCGCAGATGGCACGCAAACGGTCACGGTGACGGGCAGCGGCTTCGCCCTCGCGGACGCGACGGGCGTCCGGCCGCCTCTGGCCGGCAAGCCGGCAGGCGCCTACGTCGGAGTCGGCAAGTTCGCCGCCCAGTGGCGTCCGTCCGAGAATGCTGCCGCCGGCACGCGCAAGCTCGTCTCCGCCGACAAGGGTGGCCAGAAGTGGGCCGTCCCGGCCGACAGCATGGCCGCGATCGGTGGCGATGCGGCCGGCGCGATCGAGCTGAAGCCTGACGGCACCTTCTCCACGACGCTGACCGTGTCCAAGGCGGACATCGACAGCATCGCCGGCCTGGACGGCTCGCACGTCAACTACGGCATCTACACCTACGCGGGCAGCGGCGCCAAGGCGGCCGGCTACGAGACCTACACGCCGATCACGTTCACCGCAGCACCCCCGGCTGCCGCTCCGGCGAAGCCGTCGAAGGTCTCGGTCAAGCGCGGCTCGACCAAGAAGCCCACGACCAAGAAGACCGGCAAGACCTCGGTCACCGTCAAGGCGCGCAGCGGTGCGGTCGTGACCGGCGGCAAGGTCAAGGTCACCTTCAAGAGCAAGGGCAAGAAGACCAAGACCAAGACGGTCACGGTCAAGAACGGCAAGGCCAACGTCACGATCCCCAAGCTCGCGAAGGGCACGTGGAAGGTCTCGGTCAAGTACCTCGGCACGGCGCAGTTCACCAAGACCGGCACGCTCTCGCGCGGCTCGTTCACGGTCAAGAAGTAACCAGCAGCACCATGCGGACGGCGGGCCCCTCGGGGCCCGCCGTTCGTGCGTCCGGAGCCGTCAGGCGCCGAGGGCGCGCAGGACGAAGCGTTCGACCGCCTCGGCCGTGACCCGGCGGGTCGACAACGAGGAGTGCACCAGCGCCATCGTCGCGGTGACGTCCTCGACGGTGAACACGCCGGCGGCCACGCCGTCGTCGATGATCGTCCGCAGGACCGTCTCGACCGCGACGACGTGCTCGCGGATCTCGGCGATCGAGTCCCGCGAGAGCATCCCGTACAGCTCGGGACCGAAGCCGAAGTGGAACTCCTCGGAGGAGTCCATGTGCTCGCGGATGTAGATGCGCATCGCATCGGCCGGTCCGGTGGCGCGCTCGAGGGCCGAGCCCAGGCGGTCCAGGTAGCGATCGGTCTCCGCGCCGGCGAAGGCCACGACGACGGCGTCCTTGTCGGCGAAGTGGTTGTAGATCGCGGTGCGCCCGATACCGGCCTCGGAGGCCAGGTCCGCCATCGTCACGGTGTCGAACGAACGCTCGGCCAGCAATGATGAGAGGGCCTCGAACACGCGGCGACGGGTCTGCTCGCGGTGCTGCTCGAGCGAGCCGCCGATGATCTTGGGCATTGTCGTAATGTACGGCAGGTGACCACCACCGAACTCGCCCGCCAAGCCGCCGATGCTCTCCGCGAACGGACCGGCGGTGGTGACCATGACATCGCCCTCGTGATGGGCTCCGGCTGGCTGCCCGCCGCGGACGCCCTGGGCGTCCCCGATCACGAGGTGCCGCTGGCCGAGCTGCCCGGCTTCAGCGCCCCCGCGGTCGAGGGGCACGGCGGGACCGTGCGCTCCCTGACCATCGGCGACAAGCGGCTGCTCGTCTTCCTGGGCCGCACCCACTACTACGAGGGCAAGGGCGTCGCCGCCGTCGTGCACGGCGTGCGCACCGCCGCCGCCGCGGGCGTCAATACGCTGGTGCTGACCAATGGCTGCGGCGGGCTCAACCCCGCGTGGTCGCCCGGCACGCCGGTGCTGATCAGCGATCACATCAACATGACGGCGACGTCCCCGCTGGAGGGCGCCCACTTCGTCGACCTCACCGATCTGTACTCCAGCCGCCTGCGCGCACTGTGCAAGCAGGCCGATCCGAGCCTCGACGAGGGCGTGTACGTCCAGCTGCCCGGCCCCCACTACGAGACCCCCGCCGAGATCGGGATGGTCCGCGCGATCGGCGGTGACCTGGTCGGCATGTCGACGACGCTGGAGGCCATCGCGGCGCGCGCCGAGGGTCTGGAGGTGCTGGGTATCTCCCTGGTCACCAATGCCGCGGCCGGCATGACCGGTGAGCCGCTGAACCACGAGGAGGTGCTGGCCGCCGGACAGGCAGCCGCCACCCGCATGGGCGCACTGCTGGCGGACGTCCTGCCGCGCATGTGATCTCGGTGTGCGCGAAACTGTCCTCATGGACTTGATCGAGCGCGCCACCGACTGGCTGAGCCAGGATCCCGACCCCGCCACCCGCGAGGAGCTGCAGCAGCTCATCGACGCCGGCGACACCGATGCCCTCCAGGACCGCTTCGCCGAGCGGCTCCAGTTCGGCACGGCGGGCCTGCGCGGCGCGCTGGGGGCCGGGCCCAACCGGATGAACCGGGTCATCGTCGCGCAGGCCGCCGCCGGTCTCGCGGCGTACCTGCTCGAGCACGGGGACGACCCCAGCGTGGTCGTCGGCTACGACGCCCGGCACAACTCGGACGTCTTCGCGCGCGACACCGCCGAGATCATGCAGGGCGCGGGCGTGCGTGCCTTCCTGCTGCCGACCCACCTGCCGACGCCCGTGCTGGCCTTCGCGATCCGCCACCTGGGCTGCAGCGCCGGGGTCATGGTGACCGCCTCGCACAACCCGCCGCAGGACAACGGCTACAAGGTCTATCTCGAGGACTCCAGCCAGATCGTCCCGCCCGCCGATGCCGACATCTCCGCAGCGATCGACGCCGTCGGGCGGGTCGACGAGATGCCCCGCAGCGACGACTACGAGACGCTCGGGCCCGAGGTCGCCGAGGCGTACGTCGACGCCGTCGTCGCGCTCCCCCAGGACGGGCCGCGTGAGATCGTGGCGGTCTACACGCCGATGCACGGCGTCGGCCGCGACACGCTCGTCGAGGCGGTGTCGCGGGCCGGTTTCCCGCCGATGCACGTCGTGCGCGAGCAGGCCGACCCCGATCCGGACTTCCCGACCGTCGCCTTCCCGAACCCGGAGGAGCCCGGCGCGATGGACCTCGCGCTGAAGCTGTCGTCGCAGGTCGGCGCGGACCTCATCGTGGCCAACGACCCCGACGCCGACCGTTGCGCCGTGGGCGTCAAGGACGGCGAGTCGTACCGGATGCTGAGCGGCGACCAGGTCGGCGTGCTGCTGGCGGACTTCCTGCTGCGCCGCGGCATCGAGGGCACCTACGGATCCTCGATCGTGTCCTCGGACCTGCTCGGCCGCCAGGCCGCAGCCTTCGGTCAGCCGTGGGAGCAGACGCTCACCGGATTCAAGTGGCTCGGCAAGATCCCGACGCTCGTGTTCGGCTACGAGGAGGCGCTGGGCTACAGCGTCGCCCCCCACATCGCACGCGACAAGGACGGCGTCTCGGCGATCGTCACGGTGCTGGAGATGGCGGCGCAGCTCAAGGCCGAGGGGCGCACGCTGATCGACCGGCTCGACGACATCTACCGCGAGCACGGCCTGCACGGCACGAGCCAGCTGTCGGTGCGGGTCGACGACCTGACGATCATCAGCCGGGCGATGGACGTGCTGCGCACCTCCCCGCCGCAGTCCCTGGGCGGCCTGGACGTGACCTCGGTCGACGACCTCGCCGAGGGCTATCACGGCCTGCCGCCCACCGACGGGATCCGGCTGGGCCTGGACGGCGGGGCCCGCATCATCGCGCGTCCGTCCGGCACCGAGCCCAAGCTCAAGTGCTACATCGAGGTCGTCATCCCGGTCACCGGCTTCGTCGACGCCGCTCGGGAGACCGCCGACACCCAGATCGCCGCGATCAAGGCCGATCTGTCCGACGTCCTCGGGCTCTAGACGATGTCGGCTGCGGCCGGTCCCCGTCGCCCCTATGCGGTGGCAGCGGGGCTGGTCGTCGTGGCGGTGGCGCTCGGCGCGCTGTTCGGTGTCATCGTCGCGAGGGCCATCTCCGGCTACGACATCACCCGGCTCCCCGATCCGAGTGGGTCGACGGTGACCGTGGGCGACCGCTCGGTCGCGGTGTGGGTCTCACCGCGGGACGCCGCGGTGTCCTGCGACGCCACCGCGGACGGGACGTCCCGCAAGACGCTCACCAGCACCGGCAGGGGCCTGTCACTGTCCGACGGAGGGCGGACCTGGCGACGCGTCGGAGTCCTGTCCGGCGAACCGGGCACGACGTTCACCGTGTCGTGCAGCGGCGACGACCTCGCGGGCGTCGGCTACGCCGACAACCCCCGGCCGGTCCGGTACATCGTGCTCGGCGTCCTGCTGGCAGGAACCGCCGCGCTGCTGATGCTCAGCGCCTTCGTCCTGGCCCTGGTCACCGCCCTCCGCAGCAGGGCGGACCGACGATGAGGGTTTCAGGCAGCCATGGCTACCCGAAACCCTCAAGCCGTACGACAACACGGGCAATGGACCAGACTGGACGGAGACCGTACATCACTCGGCCTGTTCATAACCAAGAACGAAGGGCTGCCGTGGCGAACTCCCAGCCGGACCTGAGAGACGACCCCGTCGGCCTCGAACGGCCGCCATCGGCGCCGATCGACGTCGTCGGATGCCCCCGCAGCGCGGCCGACGGTCCCCTTGCGCATCGCCGGACGGCGGCACCCGTAGAGATCAAGAACACCCTGTCGTATACCAAATGAGCAAGGAAGATAAATGAGCCCTCTGGACCGTTTCCGTCTCGACGACCAAGTCGTCATCGTGACCGGCGCGAGCTCGGGGCTCGGCGTCGGCTTCGCTCGGGCCGTGGCCGGGGTGGGCGCGACGGTCGTCCTCGCAGCAAGGCGGGAGGACCGGCTTGCCGCCGTGGCGGCCGAGCTCCGCGATCAGGGGACCACCGTCCTGACCCACCGAACGGATGTCTCGGTGCTGGCCGACTGCGAGGAGCTGGCCGCCACCGCCGTGGGCGAGTTCGGTCGAATCGATGTCCTGATCAACAACGCCGGTATCGGACTTCCGGGAAGCGCCTTGCGCCAAGATCCTGCCGACTACGTACGCACCATCGACATCAATCTCAACGGGACTTACTGGATGTCACGCGCCTGCGCGCCTCACATGCCGGAGGGATCGTCAATCGTCAACATCGCCAGCGTCCTGGGGTTGAGCGCCTCGCGCTTTCCTCAGGCGGGATACAGCGCGAGCAAGGCCGGGATCGTGGGCCTGACGCGGGATCTGGCCCAGCAGTGGTCGAGACGCCGCGGCATCCGGGTCAACGCGTTGTGCCCTGGCTTCTTCGAGTCAGAGATCACCAGTTCCGAGGGCGCCGAGAACCTCGTCACAATGGTCGCCGACAACTCTGTGCTGGGCCGGTTCGGCCGCCAGGAGGAGCTTGACTCTGCGCTGCTGTTCCTCGCCAGCCCTGCGTCGTCCTACATGACGGGCGCATCGCTGGTGGTCGACGGCGGGCTCAGCTCGACGATCTGAGCCAGACCCGCCGTCGCCCTCCCGCCGGCCTACGAGGCGTTCAACCTCACCGGGAGCCGCTTCATCCCCCGGGTCAGGATCACCCGGTCCCATTCCAGTTCCTCGTCTGCGAGCTCCATCTCGGGGAACCGCTCCAGCAGTCTCGGCACCACCACCGTGCCCTCCAGCCGCGCCAGGGTCGCGCCCAGGCAGTAGTGGACGCCCACCCCGAACCCGAGGTGTCCCCCGCCCTTACGGGTGATGTCGAATCGATCCGGATCCTCGAACACGTCCGGATCCCGATTCGCGCCGGCCAGCATCACGAATACTCGGTCGCCGGCACGGATGGTCTTGTCACCCATCTCGATGTCCTCGGCCGCGATCCGAACCACCGACTTGGCGGGTCCGTCGAACCGCAGCATCTCCTCGATGGCCGCACCCGCCAAGGACGTATCGGCGCGCAACAGGTCTGCCTGATCAGGGTGCTCGATGAAGGCCAGCACACTGTTCGCGATCAGGTTCGTCGTCGTCTCGTGGCCGCCGAACAACAGATTCACGCAGATCGCGATGAGCTCGTCGTCCGTGAGTGACTCGTCACCATCTGTCGCCTGCACCAGCGCCGAGGCCAGATGGTCGTCCGGGGCCTCCCGTACGCGGTCCAGCAGAGATGAGATGTAGTTGACCAGCTCCATCATCCCCAGGCGTGCGCGACTGTGCCGCCCCGGATCGTCCAGGGCCCCGAACACGAGCGCTGAAATGTCGTCCGACCAGTCCTTGAACCGGTCTCGATCCTGAGCAGGTACCCCGAGCATCGAAGCGATCACGATGGCCGGCAACGGGAATGCCACCTCACGGATCAGGTCGATCACACCGTCCGAGGCGTCCGCCTGCACGCGCGCCGCGTCGACCAGGTCGTCGGCCACCCGCTCCACCTCGCCCCGCATCGAGGCAATGATCCGCGGGGAGAAGGCCTTGTGGACCAACCGGCGAAATCGGGTGTGCTCCGGCGGATCTCGAAACACCAGCCACCGGTCCAGCAGCTCGAAGGTCTCGATCAAGTCCAAGTCCGGCCGCGCCCGAGCCCGCTCACGAGCGATCACCGGCGCGATACGGTCCGATGAGAAGCGGGTGTCGGTCATGGCCACCGACACGTCCGCATGACGCGTGAGCACCCATGACCGGTACCGCGCATTCCAATACACCGGATCCGTTGCACGCAGGCCGCCGAGATACCCGTACGGATCGTTCACCGCGCTGGTCGACAACATCTCGTCGTCCATGTTGGTTGTCATCGCTCATTCCTCCCTGCGCGCCCGAAAAGGGCGACTACACAAGCATTTCCGTCGACTCCGGAGACGCCGCCGCCCATGGTCTCGACCAAGCCGACGCGGGCTTCGTCCACCTGACGAGTCCCAGCCTGACCACGCAGCTGCCAAACCACCTCCGCGACTTGCGCGACCCCAGTGGCGCCCAAGGGATGTCCGCGGGACAACAGGCCACCTGACGGGTTGACCGGCAGCTGACCGCCGAGGGCAGTCCTGCCGGACTGCGCATAGTGGCCAGCCATGCCCGGTGGGGCAAGACCGAGCGCCTCCGTCGTGGTGAGCTCGCCGATCGTGAACGCATCGTGCACCTCTGCCAGATCGACGTCACCGGGGCCCAAGGCGGCCTGTTCCATGGCCTCAGCGGCGGTGTCGCCGATCAGCCGGTACCCCCACACCTCTGAGCTCCTGTGGTCCCAGGGACCGCCCGCACGCTGCGCAGACGCGATCAGCTCGACGTCACGTGACGAGCCTGACGCGCTGAGCACCACAGCGGCCGCCCCGTCGGAGATCGGACTGCACTGCAGCAACGTCAACGGATCGGAGATCATCGGCGAGTCGAGCACCTGATCCACCGTGTACTCGCCTCGGTACTGGGCACGATCGTTGTGCATGGCGTGCCGGTGGTTCTTCACCGAGACCGATGCCATCTGCTCGCGGGTCACCCGCCCTTCGTGCAGCCAACGGCTCGCCTCCATCGCGTACAGGCTCGGCATGGCCAGCCCCGTTCGTCCCTCGACGTCTGTCTGCTGCGGGACGATGGGGCCTTTGAAGAGCGTGCTCATCTGCTCCAGACCGAGCACCAGCACGTTCTCGTACCGACCCTGACGGATCGCCACGGCAGCCTCGTGCATGGCCGAGGTCCCGCTGGCACACGCGTTCTCGACCGTGATGATCGGCAGGCCTGTGAGCGCGTACCCCTGCAGCGCCCTCATTGCGACCCCCGGCTCGCCAAAGACGCTGCCCACGAAGATCGCGTCCAGCGGCGGTCGGACACCTTTCTCGCGCTGCTGGTCCGCGAAGGCTTCGCCGATCGCCGTCCACGCGAGCTCAGCAGGTGACAGATCCGGCTGCTTGCCGAAGTGGGAGGTGCCCACCCCCGTGACGTAG includes these proteins:
- a CDS encoding SDR family NAD(P)-dependent oxidoreductase, producing MSPLDRFRLDDQVVIVTGASSGLGVGFARAVAGVGATVVLAARREDRLAAVAAELRDQGTTVLTHRTDVSVLADCEELAATAVGEFGRIDVLINNAGIGLPGSALRQDPADYVRTIDINLNGTYWMSRACAPHMPEGSSIVNIASVLGLSASRFPQAGYSASKAGIVGLTRDLAQQWSRRRGIRVNALCPGFFESEITSSEGAENLVTMVADNSVLGRFGRQEELDSALLFLASPASSYMTGASLVVDGGLSSTI
- a CDS encoding phospho-sugar mutase, with amino-acid sequence MDLIERATDWLSQDPDPATREELQQLIDAGDTDALQDRFAERLQFGTAGLRGALGAGPNRMNRVIVAQAAAGLAAYLLEHGDDPSVVVGYDARHNSDVFARDTAEIMQGAGVRAFLLPTHLPTPVLAFAIRHLGCSAGVMVTASHNPPQDNGYKVYLEDSSQIVPPADADISAAIDAVGRVDEMPRSDDYETLGPEVAEAYVDAVVALPQDGPREIVAVYTPMHGVGRDTLVEAVSRAGFPPMHVVREQADPDPDFPTVAFPNPEEPGAMDLALKLSSQVGADLIVANDPDADRCAVGVKDGESYRMLSGDQVGVLLADFLLRRGIEGTYGSSIVSSDLLGRQAAAFGQPWEQTLTGFKWLGKIPTLVFGYEEALGYSVAPHIARDKDGVSAIVTVLEMAAQLKAEGRTLIDRLDDIYREHGLHGTSQLSVRVDDLTIISRAMDVLRTSPPQSLGGLDVTSVDDLAEGYHGLPPTDGIRLGLDGGARIIARPSGTEPKLKCYIEVVIPVTGFVDAARETADTQIAAIKADLSDVLGL
- a CDS encoding purine-nucleoside phosphorylase, with the protein product MTTTELARQAADALRERTGGGDHDIALVMGSGWLPAADALGVPDHEVPLAELPGFSAPAVEGHGGTVRSLTIGDKRLLVFLGRTHYYEGKGVAAVVHGVRTAAAAGVNTLVLTNGCGGLNPAWSPGTPVLISDHINMTATSPLEGAHFVDLTDLYSSRLRALCKQADPSLDEGVYVQLPGPHYETPAEIGMVRAIGGDLVGMSTTLEAIAARAEGLEVLGISLVTNAAAGMTGEPLNHEEVLAAGQAAATRMGALLADVLPRM
- a CDS encoding thiolase family protein, translating into MTVYVTGVGTSHFGKQPDLSPAELAWTAIGEAFADQQREKGVRPPLDAIFVGSVFGEPGVAMRALQGYALTGLPIITVENACASGTSAMHEAAVAIRQGRYENVLVLGLEQMSTLFKGPIVPQQTDVEGRTGLAMPSLYAMEASRWLHEGRVTREQMASVSVKNHRHAMHNDRAQYRGEYTVDQVLDSPMISDPLTLLQCSPISDGAAAVVLSASGSSRDVELIASAQRAGGPWDHRSSEVWGYRLIGDTAAEAMEQAALGPGDVDLAEVHDAFTIGELTTTEALGLAPPGMAGHYAQSGRTALGGQLPVNPSGGLLSRGHPLGATGVAQVAEVVWQLRGQAGTRQVDEARVGLVETMGGGVSGVDGNACVVALFGRAGRNER
- a CDS encoding cytochrome P450; the protein is MTTNMDDEMLSTSAVNDPYGYLGGLRATDPVYWNARYRSWVLTRHADVSVAMTDTRFSSDRIAPVIARERARARPDLDLIETFELLDRWLVFRDPPEHTRFRRLVHKAFSPRIIASMRGEVERVADDLVDAARVQADASDGVIDLIREVAFPLPAIVIASMLGVPAQDRDRFKDWSDDISALVFGALDDPGRHSRARLGMMELVNYISSLLDRVREAPDDHLASALVQATDGDESLTDDELIAICVNLLFGGHETTTNLIANSVLAFIEHPDQADLLRADTSLAGAAIEEMLRFDGPAKSVVRIAAEDIEMGDKTIRAGDRVFVMLAGANRDPDVFEDPDRFDITRKGGGHLGFGVGVHYCLGATLARLEGTVVVPRLLERFPEMELADEELEWDRVILTRGMKRLPVRLNAS
- a CDS encoding TetR/AcrR family transcriptional regulator, which codes for MPKIIGGSLEQHREQTRRRVFEALSSLLAERSFDTVTMADLASEAGIGRTAIYNHFADKDAVVVAFAGAETDRYLDRLGSALERATGPADAMRIYIREHMDSSEEFHFGFGPELYGMLSRDSIAEIREHVVAVETVLRTIIDDGVAAGVFTVEDVTATMALVHSSLSTRRVTAEAVERFVLRALGA